In the genome of Fulvivirga maritima, one region contains:
- a CDS encoding adenylate/guanylate cyclase domain-containing protein: MRAIIRYKLQRLLVIIVYWIFVADLYVIVRYLHVGRFPQQSELTYIIGFDHMLAQAAMLGLIIGTTLGSLESFVYPKLLNSKSFLVNSIYRFAILMLLVILAMVTILLVFYFNASTENLVAIANFLWSWSFLSLCLFISVASITMDFILQFDKRVGPGMIYNMMTGKYRHPREEDRIFMFLDLQSSSSIAERLGHLKFSSLLQDCFRDLSGIVMEYNASIYQFVGDEAVLTWKTKHGLSSANCLKVFFSFRNLLEAKSSAYLAKYDHCPIFKASLHMGKITVAEVGELKSEVAYHGDVINTASRVQDLCNYYHCPLLVTEEVANAFNGNNGYDVSFVAETPLKGKTNDVKIFTIEQK; encoded by the coding sequence GTGAGAGCAATCATTAGATATAAATTACAAAGGCTATTGGTGATAATAGTCTATTGGATATTTGTAGCCGATTTATACGTTATCGTCAGGTACTTGCATGTGGGGCGTTTTCCGCAGCAGAGTGAGCTTACGTATATTATTGGCTTTGATCATATGCTGGCGCAAGCCGCTATGCTGGGGCTTATTATAGGTACTACGTTGGGTTCTTTGGAATCTTTTGTTTATCCTAAACTACTTAATAGCAAGTCATTTTTGGTGAATAGTATCTACCGTTTTGCTATACTTATGTTGCTGGTAATTCTGGCTATGGTAACAATACTATTGGTCTTTTATTTTAATGCCAGTACCGAAAATTTAGTTGCTATTGCTAATTTTTTATGGTCATGGAGCTTTTTGTCTTTATGCCTTTTTATTAGTGTGGCCTCCATAACCATGGATTTTATATTACAGTTTGATAAGCGGGTGGGGCCAGGCATGATTTATAACATGATGACAGGTAAATACAGACATCCGAGAGAGGAGGATCGTATTTTTATGTTTTTAGACCTGCAGTCTTCATCATCAATAGCAGAAAGGTTGGGGCATTTGAAATTTAGTAGTTTGTTGCAAGACTGCTTTAGAGATCTTTCAGGCATAGTGATGGAGTATAATGCCTCTATTTATCAGTTTGTGGGTGATGAAGCGGTACTTACCTGGAAGACCAAGCATGGATTATCTTCAGCTAATTGTCTTAAAGTTTTCTTTAGTTTTAGGAATTTATTAGAAGCGAAAAGCAGCGCCTATCTAGCTAAATATGACCACTGTCCTATTTTTAAAGCTTCCTTGCATATGGGAAAAATTACGGTGGCTGAAGTAGGTGAGCTGAAGTCCGAAGTGGCCTATCATGGTGATGTGATTAATACAGCTTCCAGGGTTCAGGATCTTTGTAATTACTATCATTGTCCGCTGTTAGTTACGGAGGAAGTGGCGAATGCTTTTAATGGTAATAATGGTTACGATGTCTCTTTTGTGGCAGAAACTCCCTTAAAGGGTAAAACCAATGATGTGAAAATATTCACTATAGAGCAGAAGTAA
- a CDS encoding DUF3347 domain-containing protein yields the protein MKSLLTLLLASVFTVSLVACGGGKQEATSTEEPEVTAEELSEEMEQEGDVSKEEAQKVLAAYMQVKDALVQTNAEQASAAASEIAAVLKAKGISTAEAIYAAAQNIANEKDIEAQRKFFNGLSEDIYNLVKSTKANESTVYRQFCPMAFNNEGAYWLSMEEQVNNPYFGDKMLHCGKVEETIE from the coding sequence ATGAAATCACTATTAACATTATTATTGGCTTCAGTATTCACAGTAAGTCTGGTAGCATGTGGAGGAGGCAAGCAGGAAGCCACCTCTACTGAAGAGCCTGAAGTAACAGCCGAAGAGTTATCAGAAGAAATGGAGCAAGAAGGAGATGTCTCTAAAGAAGAAGCGCAAAAGGTGCTTGCAGCCTATATGCAAGTGAAAGATGCACTAGTACAAACCAATGCTGAGCAAGCTAGTGCTGCTGCGAGTGAAATAGCTGCTGTATTGAAGGCTAAAGGGATTAGTACCGCAGAAGCTATTTACGCTGCTGCTCAAAACATAGCTAATGAAAAAGATATAGAAGCGCAGCGTAAGTTTTTCAACGGCCTTTCTGAAGATATTTACAATTTAGTGAAGTCCACTAAAGCTAATGAAAGCACCGTTTATCGTCAGTTCTGTCCTATGGCGTTTAATAATGAAGGAGCCTACTGGCTGAGCATGGAAGAGCAAGTGAATAACCCTTACTTCGGAGATAAAATGCTTCACTGCGGTAAGGTAGAGGAGACTATTGAGTGA
- a CDS encoding efflux RND transporter periplasmic adaptor subunit gives MKLNKSTILFMLAALVVGVVLGSLLFGGESEQHQHSGGEATVWTCSMHPQIRQNKPGKCPICGMELIPLSENKGKLVANDALQMSESAIALANVQTVVVGSGEAASKNLQLSGKIEADERNVSLISAHFNGRIEKLYVNFTGEKVKRGQVLASIYSPEFIMAQQELLEAAKNKDSNPELYNAVRNKLKNFQLAESEINKIEAEGKVSMALPLRSHYSGVVQKLYASSGKHVKKGEPLFGIVDLSKLWVVLDAYEQDLGRISEGDVITFTVPSLPGESFKAKVTFIDPFIDPSNRVAGIRAEVVNAKGKLKPEMFVKATVLNGEKQESGEVITIPQSAVLWTGKRSLVYVKLEGYDQPTFEYREVVLGPEKGNQYLVESGLSAGDRIVVNGTFSIDAAAQLAGKPSMMNPKEKTESVKLSAGANAALQSIIKQYFLVKNALVNDDFNQAQAETKSLQQTVNNVEMEVFEGDAHMIWMKYVKSLKTSIEAMAESKDIDQLREKFILVSKNIIALTQQMKPESSTLYVQHCPMADNNQGADWLSAEKEVKNPYFGAFMLSCGEVTQVMN, from the coding sequence ATGAAACTAAATAAATCAACAATACTATTTATGCTGGCAGCCCTGGTTGTAGGGGTTGTGCTGGGCAGCTTACTCTTTGGAGGAGAGTCAGAACAGCATCAGCATTCAGGAGGGGAGGCAACAGTCTGGACGTGTTCTATGCATCCTCAAATAAGGCAGAATAAGCCGGGCAAGTGCCCTATTTGTGGTATGGAGCTTATACCGCTTAGTGAAAATAAGGGTAAGCTGGTGGCTAATGATGCTTTGCAAATGAGTGAATCGGCCATAGCGCTGGCTAATGTGCAGACCGTAGTAGTAGGATCTGGTGAAGCGGCTTCAAAGAACCTTCAACTAAGCGGAAAGATTGAGGCTGATGAAAGGAATGTTTCTCTTATTTCAGCTCACTTTAATGGTAGAATAGAGAAGTTATATGTGAATTTTACTGGTGAAAAGGTGAAAAGAGGTCAGGTATTGGCGTCTATTTATTCTCCTGAATTCATAATGGCTCAGCAGGAGCTGTTGGAGGCTGCTAAAAACAAAGATTCAAATCCGGAGCTCTATAATGCGGTGAGAAATAAGCTTAAGAATTTTCAATTGGCCGAAAGCGAGATTAATAAGATTGAAGCAGAAGGTAAGGTGAGTATGGCTTTGCCGCTGAGGTCTCATTATTCTGGGGTGGTGCAGAAGCTTTATGCCTCTTCAGGAAAGCATGTGAAAAAAGGAGAGCCCTTATTCGGGATTGTAGATCTGAGCAAGCTTTGGGTGGTCTTAGATGCATATGAGCAGGATTTGGGCCGTATTTCAGAAGGTGATGTAATTACATTTACCGTTCCTTCATTACCAGGAGAGAGCTTTAAAGCTAAAGTGACATTTATAGATCCTTTTATAGATCCATCTAACAGGGTGGCTGGCATTAGGGCTGAAGTGGTGAATGCAAAAGGTAAATTGAAACCTGAAATGTTTGTTAAGGCTACTGTTTTGAATGGTGAGAAGCAAGAATCAGGAGAAGTCATTACTATTCCGCAGTCAGCGGTATTATGGACTGGGAAGCGCTCTTTAGTCTATGTGAAGCTGGAAGGCTATGATCAGCCCACCTTTGAATATAGAGAAGTGGTGCTTGGGCCAGAGAAAGGGAATCAATATTTGGTAGAAAGTGGTTTGAGTGCAGGAGACAGAATAGTGGTAAATGGCACTTTCAGTATAGACGCTGCCGCTCAATTGGCCGGTAAACCCAGTATGATGAACCCAAAGGAAAAAACAGAAAGTGTAAAGCTTTCTGCCGGAGCTAATGCGGCATTGCAGTCTATAATTAAGCAATACTTTTTAGTAAAAAATGCTTTGGTTAATGATGATTTTAATCAAGCTCAGGCTGAAACCAAATCATTACAGCAAACTGTTAATAACGTAGAAATGGAGGTTTTTGAAGGAGATGCACACATGATTTGGATGAAATATGTGAAGTCCTTAAAGACATCAATTGAAGCGATGGCAGAGTCAAAAGATATCGATCAATTGCGAGAAAAATTTATCCTTGTATCTAAGAATATAATAGCTTTAACACAGCAAATGAAGCCTGAGTCATCAACCTTATATGTGCAGCACTGCCCTATGGCTGATAATAATCAGGGTGCAGACTGGCTTAGTGCTGAAAAGGAAGTGAAAAATCCATATTTCGGGGCTTTTATGCTCAGTTGTGGAGAGGTAACTCAGGTAATGAATTAA
- a CDS encoding TolC family protein, with protein sequence MNRFKKFDTMNGYFQLRKNTLSNYLIRVKGIMLTLFFLFINNMSFGQLNEYLQEAAEHNPGLQAQFNRYYADLQKVPQVGALPDPKASLSYAILPTETRVGERVMGIELSQSFPWFGTLAAKKDAASQQAEVSYQEFLKVKNELFYEVKLAYYQLYVTQKSINTTRRYLDILKRDEKVSLSRIEGGEGSMVDVLQVQMEAKERQAQLEMLLDIQQTQSARFNALLNHSVNQKVEVQDSLVSTELALDDQVLMDSILLNNPKLNALYQRNAALNSQKVIAQKEGQPSFGVGISYGLVTPRTDMDVPDNGQDILMPMATLSIPIYRKKYKAKISEVDYMQQSLQQEIEQKKNSLEAQLVQAINQYKDADRKRLLYAELLVQSRQASNIITQAYAGGEGSYEKVLDIEQQVLRYELALDKAGADLQIAIALLEKLWAKNIDIDHETK encoded by the coding sequence ATGAATAGATTTAAAAAATTCGATACCATGAATGGTTATTTTCAGCTAAGGAAAAATACATTGAGCAATTATCTGATTCGGGTAAAGGGAATAATGCTAACGTTATTCTTCTTATTCATCAATAATATGTCCTTTGGTCAGTTAAATGAGTATTTGCAAGAAGCCGCAGAGCATAATCCCGGGTTGCAGGCTCAGTTTAATCGCTATTATGCTGATCTTCAAAAAGTGCCACAAGTGGGGGCTTTGCCAGATCCTAAAGCCAGCTTGAGTTATGCCATCTTACCTACAGAAACGCGGGTAGGAGAAAGGGTAATGGGCATAGAGCTTTCACAATCATTTCCATGGTTTGGTACTCTTGCTGCTAAAAAAGATGCCGCTTCACAGCAGGCTGAAGTGAGTTATCAAGAGTTTCTAAAAGTGAAAAATGAACTGTTCTATGAGGTGAAATTAGCTTATTATCAGCTTTACGTTACTCAAAAAAGTATAAACACCACGCGTCGTTATCTTGATATTTTGAAGCGAGACGAGAAAGTAAGCTTAAGCAGAATAGAAGGAGGAGAAGGCTCTATGGTAGATGTGCTGCAAGTACAAATGGAAGCAAAAGAAAGGCAAGCTCAGTTAGAAATGTTGCTCGATATACAGCAAACCCAATCCGCTCGCTTTAATGCCTTGCTCAACCATTCTGTAAACCAAAAAGTAGAGGTGCAGGATAGTCTGGTTAGTACAGAGCTAGCCTTGGATGATCAGGTGCTGATGGATAGTATTCTATTGAATAACCCTAAATTGAATGCTTTATATCAACGAAATGCCGCTTTAAATTCTCAAAAGGTTATTGCGCAGAAAGAGGGTCAGCCTTCATTTGGAGTGGGGATAAGCTATGGTTTAGTAACTCCAAGAACAGATATGGACGTACCGGACAACGGGCAAGATATTTTAATGCCTATGGCTACTCTGAGTATTCCTATTTACAGGAAAAAATACAAGGCAAAAATTAGCGAAGTAGATTATATGCAGCAGAGCTTGCAGCAAGAAATTGAGCAAAAGAAGAATTCTTTAGAGGCTCAGCTGGTGCAAGCTATTAATCAATATAAAGATGCTGATCGCAAGCGTCTATTATATGCAGAGTTGCTGGTTCAGTCTCGGCAGGCCTCAAACATCATCACTCAGGCTTATGCTGGTGGTGAAGGCAGTTATGAGAAAGTGCTGGATATAGAGCAGCAGGTGCTTCGCTATGAATTGGCCTTAGATAAAGCCGGGGCCGACTTACAAATAGCTATAGCATTATTAGAAAAATTATGGGCTAAAAACATTGATATTGATCATGAAACTAAATAA
- a CDS encoding efflux RND transporter permease subunit: protein MLNRIIKYFLENKLVTFLLLLALIAWGIVTAPFGWDIGLPRDPVPVDAIPDLGENQQIVYTEWKGRSPQDIEDQITYPLTTALLGIPGVKTIRSNSVFGFSSIYIIFDEDLEFYWSRTRILEKLNSLPAGTLPSEATPALGPDATALGQIYWYTLEGRNPETGKPNGGWDPQELRTLQDFYVKYGLTSASGVAEVASVGGYVKEYQVDIDPDAMKASKVSVAQIMQAVKKSNLDIGARTIEFNKAEYLVRGLGYIKNLDDLKKSVVTVRDNVPIRIEDVAHVSFGPAPRRGGLDKGGAEAVGGVVVARYGANPMEVITNVKEKIDELSSGLPQKTLEDGSISKVTIVPFYDRSGLIHETLGTLESALSHEILISILVVIVLVMNLRASILISSLLPIGVLITFISMRYFGVDANVVALSGIAIAIGVMVDVGIVFVENIVRHLELPENNGVKGKQLQKVVFEGAKEVAPAIMTALATTVVSFIPVFAMEAAEGKLFRPLAFTKTFAILSSFALGIIVIPTLAQLVFSIRLDKSKTRKIWGAILIVAGVVLAFIFSTWIALLLSLFGVISLTHDFWEKRNSKLPNWINIGVSVLIVLFFLTQEWMPLGPQNSAFANFLFVVVMVGSILAVLLSVVHFYPRILPWCLNHKLTFLIVPVMSILLGVLIWQGFNQVFGFVATGAEKVGWELRDSGGWQAMEHTFPGVGKEFMPTLDEGSFLLMPSTMPHTGVEQNIEVIRQLDLRVNNIPEVESVVGKWGRTNSALDPAPVSMFENIINYKSEYILDEDGQRQRFKVNEEGAFELKNGDLYDPQKGDLLQLDTQSLIKDPGGEYFRQWRPEIQSPDDIWEQIVAQSDYPGLTSAPKLQPIQTRLVMLQTGMRAPMGIKVYGPDLKTIEKVGFEIEKVLKQVPSIDAPTVFADRVVGKPYLNIDIDREAIGRYGLTIQDVQSYISGTIGGMEQTSTVEGRERFAVRVRYAREFRDSPQAVKEVLIPTPSGAQIPLGQLATIKYTQGPQNVKSENTFLVSYVIFDMKEGFAEVDVVEQAQAAIQQKIDEGAVEIPAGVSYQFTGNYENQVRATQRLLIVVPLSLIIIFLILYFQFKSVTMSAMVFSGIFVAFSGGFLMVWLYGQDWFMNFSVAGTNLRDLFQMHTINLSVAVWVGFIALFGIATDDGVIMGTYLTQTFEREKPATKKEVRKAVLHAGMMRVRPAMMTAATAIIALLPVLSSTGKGSDIMVPMAIPAFGGMLLQVMTMFVVPVLYSVWQERRVKDE from the coding sequence ATGTTAAATAGAATAATTAAATATTTTTTAGAAAATAAGCTGGTCACTTTTCTGCTACTTCTGGCTTTGATAGCCTGGGGTATAGTTACCGCTCCGTTTGGTTGGGATATAGGCCTTCCTCGAGACCCTGTGCCTGTAGATGCCATTCCGGATCTGGGTGAGAACCAGCAGATAGTTTATACAGAATGGAAAGGGCGGTCTCCTCAGGATATTGAGGATCAGATTACCTATCCGCTTACTACCGCTTTATTAGGTATCCCTGGGGTAAAAACCATCAGGAGTAACTCTGTTTTTGGCTTTTCCAGCATCTATATAATTTTTGATGAGGACCTGGAATTTTACTGGAGTCGAACCAGAATATTAGAGAAGTTAAACTCATTGCCTGCCGGTACATTGCCTTCAGAGGCTACTCCGGCTTTGGGGCCAGATGCTACCGCTTTAGGGCAGATCTACTGGTACACGCTGGAAGGTCGTAATCCTGAAACGGGTAAGCCAAATGGTGGCTGGGATCCGCAGGAGCTTAGAACATTACAGGACTTCTACGTGAAATATGGACTTACCTCAGCCAGTGGGGTGGCAGAAGTCGCTTCTGTGGGTGGTTATGTGAAGGAATATCAGGTAGACATAGATCCTGATGCCATGAAGGCCAGTAAGGTGTCTGTTGCTCAGATTATGCAGGCGGTGAAGAAGAGTAACCTGGATATCGGAGCCAGAACCATTGAGTTTAACAAAGCCGAATACCTGGTGCGTGGCCTTGGTTATATCAAGAACCTGGATGACCTTAAGAAAAGTGTAGTTACAGTTCGAGATAATGTGCCCATTAGAATTGAAGATGTTGCACATGTGTCATTTGGTCCTGCACCTCGCAGAGGCGGACTAGACAAAGGGGGCGCTGAAGCTGTAGGAGGTGTAGTGGTAGCACGCTATGGAGCTAACCCTATGGAGGTAATTACTAATGTAAAAGAAAAAATTGATGAACTAAGCTCCGGTCTGCCTCAAAAAACATTAGAAGATGGTTCTATATCTAAGGTAACTATAGTGCCTTTTTATGATAGGTCAGGGCTGATTCATGAAACGCTGGGTACGTTGGAATCGGCCTTATCGCATGAAATACTAATCAGTATTTTGGTGGTAATAGTGCTGGTGATGAACCTCAGAGCATCGATACTAATATCTAGTTTATTACCTATTGGAGTGCTTATTACTTTCATAAGCATGCGCTATTTTGGTGTAGATGCTAATGTGGTGGCCTTGTCTGGTATAGCCATAGCCATTGGGGTAATGGTGGATGTAGGGATTGTATTCGTAGAAAATATCGTGCGACACCTGGAGCTACCCGAGAATAATGGAGTGAAAGGCAAGCAACTTCAGAAGGTAGTATTTGAAGGGGCTAAAGAAGTAGCTCCTGCTATTATGACTGCCCTGGCCACTACTGTAGTGAGTTTTATTCCTGTCTTTGCTATGGAAGCAGCAGAAGGTAAGCTCTTTAGGCCGCTAGCTTTTACAAAAACTTTTGCGATCCTTTCATCTTTTGCATTGGGAATAATAGTAATACCGACTTTAGCTCAGTTAGTATTTTCTATTCGTTTAGATAAAAGTAAAACCAGAAAAATTTGGGGCGCGATATTGATAGTGGCTGGAGTAGTTTTAGCCTTTATTTTCAGTACATGGATTGCCCTTTTGCTATCTCTTTTCGGAGTTATATCCCTCACTCATGATTTTTGGGAGAAACGAAATAGTAAATTGCCCAATTGGATAAATATTGGTGTATCTGTTCTGATCGTACTGTTCTTTTTAACACAGGAATGGATGCCTCTAGGGCCTCAAAATAGCGCTTTTGCTAACTTTCTTTTTGTAGTAGTAATGGTAGGAAGTATACTGGCGGTACTATTATCTGTGGTGCATTTTTACCCTCGTATTTTGCCTTGGTGTCTCAATCATAAATTAACTTTTCTTATTGTTCCTGTTATGAGCATTTTGCTGGGTGTTCTCATTTGGCAGGGCTTTAACCAAGTGTTTGGTTTTGTGGCTACAGGAGCAGAGAAGGTCGGTTGGGAACTCCGGGATAGTGGTGGTTGGCAAGCAATGGAACACACATTTCCAGGAGTAGGTAAAGAGTTTATGCCTACGCTAGATGAAGGTTCGTTTTTGCTTATGCCTAGTACTATGCCCCATACAGGAGTAGAGCAGAATATTGAGGTCATCAGGCAATTAGACTTGCGGGTAAATAATATTCCTGAGGTAGAATCTGTAGTTGGTAAGTGGGGTAGAACTAACAGTGCGCTGGATCCTGCACCTGTTTCTATGTTTGAAAACATCATCAACTATAAATCTGAGTATATCTTAGATGAAGATGGTCAACGGCAGCGTTTTAAAGTGAATGAAGAGGGGGCTTTTGAATTAAAAAATGGCGATTTATATGATCCTCAAAAAGGTGATCTTTTACAATTGGATACACAAAGCCTAATCAAGGATCCCGGAGGAGAATACTTCCGTCAGTGGCGACCTGAAATTCAATCGCCAGATGATATTTGGGAGCAAATTGTAGCTCAATCTGATTACCCCGGTCTTACCTCTGCCCCCAAACTTCAACCCATACAGACCAGGCTGGTGATGTTGCAAACCGGTATGCGGGCTCCTATGGGTATCAAAGTATATGGTCCAGACTTAAAAACCATTGAAAAGGTAGGTTTCGAGATTGAAAAAGTGCTTAAGCAGGTGCCGAGTATAGATGCACCTACTGTTTTTGCGGATCGGGTAGTGGGTAAACCTTATTTAAATATAGATATTGACAGAGAAGCCATTGGTAGGTATGGGCTTACCATTCAGGATGTACAGAGCTACATCAGCGGTACTATCGGGGGTATGGAGCAAACTTCTACGGTAGAAGGCCGGGAGCGTTTTGCGGTGCGGGTTCGCTATGCCAGAGAGTTTCGTGATAGTCCGCAGGCCGTTAAAGAGGTTTTGATCCCTACTCCCTCAGGAGCTCAGATTCCATTGGGGCAATTGGCAACTATAAAATATACTCAGGGACCTCAAAATGTTAAAAGTGAGAATACCTTTCTAGTCAGCTATGTTATTTTTGACATGAAAGAGGGCTTTGCCGAAGTAGATGTGGTGGAGCAAGCTCAGGCGGCTATTCAGCAAAAGATTGATGAGGGTGCAGTAGAAATTCCTGCCGGAGTTAGTTATCAGTTTACAGGGAACTATGAAAATCAGGTACGAGCTACACAGAGATTGCTTATTGTAGTGCCGTTGTCATTAATCATTATTTTCCTGATTTTGTATTTTCAGTTCAAATCAGTGACTATGTCGGCTATGGTTTTTAGCGGCATATTCGTGGCTTTCTCAGGAGGTTTTTTAATGGTTTGGCTTTATGGTCAAGATTGGTTTATGAACTTTTCCGTAGCCGGAACTAATCTCAGAGATCTCTTTCAGATGCACACTATTAACCTCAGCGTGGCGGTGTGGGTCGGCTTTATAGCCTTATTTGGAATAGCTACTGATGATGGCGTAATCATGGGTACTTACCTGACTCAAACTTTTGAAAGGGAGAAGCCAGCCACCAAAAAAGAAGTGCGAAAGGCAGTATTACATGCGGGAATGATGCGAGTACGACCAGCAATGATGACAGCCGCTACGGCTATCATAGCGTTACTTCCTGTGCTGTCTTCTACCGGTAAAGGTTCTGACATTATGGTGCCAATGGCTATTCCTGCTTTTGGCGGTATGCTGCTACAAGTAATGACCATGTTTGTAGTGCCCGTGCTGTACAGTGTGTGGCAAGAAAGGAGGGTTAAAGATGAATAG
- a CDS encoding HYC_CC_PP family protein, whose translation MKKLLSIFLAGLMLMASTGITLATHYCGGYAVESEIMLGQHMLGCVMQMDTDCSSSTGQQVVKPVNNCCDNDYQTVSADNTVLTKVALDAVNLQFLAAFTYTFLAIQPNDSFVQIHKTNDPPPLLDQDIHILNQSFLL comes from the coding sequence ATGAAGAAACTTTTATCCATATTTCTGGCAGGTCTGATGCTCATGGCCAGCACCGGCATTACGCTGGCAACACATTATTGTGGAGGCTATGCGGTAGAGTCAGAAATAATGCTTGGTCAGCACATGCTGGGCTGTGTTATGCAAATGGATACTGATTGCAGTTCTTCAACAGGTCAGCAGGTAGTAAAGCCTGTTAACAATTGCTGTGATAATGACTATCAGACAGTAAGTGCAGATAATACAGTACTTACTAAAGTGGCTTTAGATGCTGTTAACCTTCAGTTTCTAGCGGCCTTTACTTATACTTTTCTGGCTATTCAGCCTAATGATAGTTTCGTTCAAATTCATAAAACCAATGATCCCCCTCCTTTGCTGGATCAGGATATACACATCCTGAATCAGTCTTTTCTTTTATAA
- a CDS encoding copper homeostasis protein CutC, whose product MTKLTIEVVTDSVASCVNAQAGGADRVELCDNLFEGGTTPSAGMIKLVREKVSIGLMVMIRPRGGDFLYSEEEFEVMKEDIKVAKSLGVDGVVFGLLTPQGEVDKQKTKELIDLARPLQVTFHRAFDMVADPFQALEDLIELGVDRILTSGLERTALEGADLLNELIEKAGDRIVILVGGGIRPYNLKKIVEKTGAKECHVSGRQPVESKMQFRNGRVSMGGALQQPEFSISVVDSNVIAAFRD is encoded by the coding sequence ATGACAAAACTAACAATAGAAGTAGTAACGGATTCAGTGGCATCTTGTGTAAATGCACAGGCAGGTGGTGCTGATAGAGTAGAATTATGTGATAACCTTTTTGAGGGGGGAACCACTCCTAGCGCTGGCATGATCAAGCTGGTGAGAGAAAAAGTATCCATTGGTTTGATGGTGATGATAAGACCCAGAGGAGGAGACTTCTTGTATTCAGAGGAGGAGTTCGAAGTAATGAAGGAGGATATAAAAGTTGCCAAATCATTGGGTGTTGATGGTGTAGTTTTTGGTTTACTTACTCCTCAAGGAGAGGTAGACAAGCAGAAAACTAAGGAGTTGATAGACTTAGCCAGGCCGTTACAAGTCACTTTTCACCGAGCATTCGATATGGTTGCTGATCCATTTCAGGCTTTAGAAGATCTAATAGAACTAGGAGTAGATCGCATTCTTACTTCTGGGTTGGAGCGTACTGCGCTGGAAGGAGCTGATCTTCTCAATGAATTAATAGAAAAGGCTGGCGACAGAATAGTTATATTGGTAGGTGGAGGCATCAGGCCGTATAATCTTAAAAAGATAGTTGAAAAGACTGGCGCTAAAGAATGCCATGTTTCGGGCAGACAGCCGGTAGAAAGCAAGATGCAGTTTAGAAATGGCAGAGTGTCTATGGGAGGCGCCTTACAACAGCCTGAATTTAGTATTTCTGTGGTGGACAGTAATGTGATTGCGGCTTTTAGAGACTAG